A single genomic interval of Zingiber officinale cultivar Zhangliang chromosome 4A, Zo_v1.1, whole genome shotgun sequence harbors:
- the LOC121973307 gene encoding indole-3-acetic acid-induced protein ARG2-like — MAPALSIVNLRASLCFLTARRLCSTSVNKGEAFFRGEWMAKKGKATDDGEVARSWVPDPVTGYYRPANEHGGIDPADLREMLLKPSKLRT, encoded by the exons ATGGCTCCTGCTCTTTCCATTGTCAACCTTCGCGCTTCTCTCTGTTTCCTCACCGccag GAGGTTGTGCTCGACGTCTGTCAATAAAGGCGAGGCCTTTTTCCGGGGGGAATGGATGGCGAAGAAGGGGAAGGCGACAGATGATGGGGAGGTGGCGCGTTCCTGGGTTCCGGATCCGGTGACGGGCTACTATCGTCCTGCGAACGAGCACGGAGGCATCGATCCGGCGGATCTTCGTGAGATGCTGCTGAAGCCGAGCAAGCTGCGAACTTGA